One window from the genome of Archocentrus centrarchus isolate MPI-CPG fArcCen1 unplaced genomic scaffold, fArcCen1 scaffold_41_ctg1, whole genome shotgun sequence encodes:
- the LOC115777006 gene encoding H-2 class II histocompatibility antigen, A-U alpha chain-like isoform X2 — protein sequence MKMKELLLFLSCVLSVSADVLHEELYIIGCSDSYGEVMFGLDGEEKRYADFNKQTEVDVLPPFAGPISCPGCYDIAVANLQVCKKNLQIAHKALKDFPLERDAPSAVMIYTRDEVEVGEKNTLICHVTGFYPAPVNVSWTKNGEKVTEGTSINVPYINKDGSFTQISRLQFTPQLGDIYSCAVEHLALTQPITKIYEVEASQSAPGVGPAVFCGVGLTVGLLGVAAGTFFLIKGNECS from the exons atgaagatgaaggagctgctcctcttcctctcctgtgtcctcagtgtctctgctgATG TTCTACACGAGGAGCTTTATATCATTGGCTGTTCAGACTCGTATGGAGAGGTCATGTTTGGACTGGATGGTGAAGAGAAACGGTACGCAGACTTCAACAAACAGACAGAAGTCGATGTTCTGCCACCCTTTGCTGGTCCTATTAGTTGCCCAGGATGTTATGATATAGCTGTGGCTAATCTACAGGTCTGCAAAAAGAACCTGCAGATTGCTCATAAAGCGTTGAAGGACTTTCCTCTAGAACGCG ATGCTCCTTCAGCTGTGATGATCTACACCAGAGATGAGGTGGAGGTTGGAGAGAAGAACACTCTGATCTGTCATGTGACCGGTTTCTATCCTGCTCCTGTCAACGTCTCCTGGACCAAGAACGGAGAGAAGGTGACTGAAGGAACCAGCATCAACGTTCCCTATATCAACAAAGACGGGAGCTTCACCCAGATCTCCAGACTGCAGTTCACCCCACAGCTGGGAGACATCTACAGCTGTGCAGTGGAACATCTGGCTCTGACCCAGCCAATCACCAAGATCTATG AGGTGGAGGCGTCTCAGTCTGCTCCTGGTGTTGGACCTGCAGTGTTCTGTGGAGTGGGTCTGACTGTGGGTCTGCTCGGAGTGGCTGCTGGAACCTTCTTCCTCATCAAAGGAAACGAGTGCAGCTGA
- the LOC115777006 gene encoding HLA class II histocompatibility antigen, DP alpha 1 chain-like isoform X1, protein MKELLLFLSCVLSVSADDAPSAVMIYTRDEVEVGEKNTLICHVTGFYPAPVNVSWTKNGEKVTEGTSINVPYINKDGSFTQISRLQFTPQLGDIYSCAVEHLALTQPITKIYEVEASQSAPGVGPAVFCGVGLTVGLLGVAAGTFFLIKGNECS, encoded by the exons atgaaggagctgctcctcttcctctcctgtgtcctcagtgtctctgctgATG ATGCTCCTTCAGCTGTGATGATCTACACCAGAGATGAGGTGGAGGTTGGAGAGAAGAACACTCTGATCTGTCATGTGACCGGTTTCTATCCTGCTCCTGTCAACGTCTCCTGGACCAAGAACGGAGAGAAGGTGACTGAAGGAACCAGCATCAACGTTCCCTATATCAACAAAGACGGGAGCTTCACCCAGATCTCCAGACTGCAGTTCACCCCACAGCTGGGAGACATCTACAGCTGTGCAGTGGAACATCTGGCTCTGACCCAGCCAATCACCAAGATCTATG AGGTGGAGGCGTCTCAGTCTGCTCCTGGTGTTGGACCTGCAGTGTTCTGTGGAGTGGGTCTGACTGTGGGTCTGCTCGGAGTGGCTGCTGGAACCTTCTTCCTCATCAAAGGAAACGAGTGCAGCTGA